From the genome of Yersinia massiliensis, one region includes:
- a CDS encoding tyrosine-type recombinase/integrase gives MSSIIPHEMNQISRSAIRAPAPLFSYGHALALREKVLASGDAELPLYLLAPEVTVLLSYLPDLRQRLLIETLWNTGARLNEALALTPACFHIEGDSPFVVLKTLKQRQKRRGRPKEGQALKRIVPLLDENYVRLVHEYLATFRPKKYAPLWVNENGDTISDETPRSWLRAAVTRAKRDGVTFSLPVITPKTFRHSFAMHLVQSGVAFKVVQTFMGHKDAASTEVYTRIFALDVGAQYGVRFSMAAADAMALVRRRS, from the coding sequence ATGTCGAGCATCATTCCTCACGAAATGAATCAGATTTCGCGTAGCGCGATCCGCGCACCGGCCCCGCTGTTTAGCTATGGTCATGCGCTGGCACTGCGTGAAAAAGTGCTGGCCTCCGGTGATGCGGAATTGCCGCTCTATCTGCTGGCCCCCGAAGTCACGGTGTTACTTTCCTATCTGCCTGACTTGCGGCAACGGCTGCTGATCGAAACGCTGTGGAACACCGGCGCACGATTAAACGAAGCCCTGGCGCTGACGCCAGCCTGTTTTCACATCGAGGGCGACTCGCCGTTTGTGGTACTGAAGACACTGAAACAACGGCAAAAAAGACGGGGCCGCCCGAAAGAGGGCCAGGCACTGAAACGCATCGTGCCGCTGCTCGATGAAAACTATGTGCGCCTGGTACATGAATACCTGGCTACGTTCCGGCCCAAGAAATATGCACCGCTGTGGGTGAACGAGAACGGCGACACCATCAGCGATGAAACCCCCCGCAGCTGGTTACGTGCCGCCGTGACACGTGCAAAGCGTGACGGTGTAACGTTCAGTTTACCCGTCATTACCCCGAAAACCTTTCGGCACTCGTTCGCCATGCATTTAGTGCAAAGCGGTGTGGCCTTTAAAGTGGTGCAAACCTTTATGGGCCATAAGGACGCGGCAAGCACAGAAGTGTATACGCGAATATTTGCGCTGGATGTGGGAGCACAGTATGGAGTGAGATTTAGTATGGCAGCGGCTGATGCAATGGCACTGGTGCGCCGTAGGTCTTGA
- a CDS encoding HEPN domain-containing protein: MSSTKQWFEDEEENRREAWIRARLSDPDLEEDSDEWQELEKEYDNYKDFMEDMAREEYEEQQWLKNNPHTDIYVSSISLLDEILDEGKEHTSETFYKMQIAYCVTIMESCLGDMIKSIVLPNSIYRDNAINNVTELNDVKIKLSDALKGNEPLNKAVQNYLSDLSYHNIPKIYEVYKAVLDYQITSKPILKNIIKLTKLRHDIVHRNGKTREGKEILFEYKDVLDAFNTTKKFLTEMKDMINAAIKYHEEKQMNKDLEN, translated from the coding sequence ATGAGCAGTACCAAGCAATGGTTTGAGGATGAAGAGGAAAACCGCCGTGAAGCGTGGATACGTGCAAGATTATCTGATCCTGACCTGGAAGAGGATTCGGACGAGTGGCAGGAGCTAGAGAAAGAGTATGATAATTATAAGGATTTTATGGAGGACATGGCTCGCGAGGAATATGAAGAGCAGCAATGGCTGAAAAATAATCCCCACACTGATATTTATGTATCCTCGATATCCTTACTGGATGAAATTCTTGACGAAGGGAAAGAGCATACCAGTGAAACTTTTTATAAAATGCAAATAGCTTATTGCGTCACCATCATGGAAAGTTGCCTGGGCGACATGATTAAAAGTATTGTTTTACCTAATTCCATATACAGGGACAATGCCATTAATAACGTTACTGAGTTGAATGATGTAAAAATTAAGCTTTCAGACGCACTTAAAGGTAATGAACCACTAAATAAAGCCGTACAGAATTATTTATCTGATTTGTCATATCATAATATACCTAAAATATATGAGGTATATAAGGCTGTGTTAGATTACCAAATAACATCTAAACCAATTTTGAAAAATATCATTAAACTAACTAAATTAAGACACGATATTGTTCACAGAAATGGGAAAACCCGTGAGGGAAAAGAAATACTTTTTGAATATAAGGATGTTTTGGATGCATTTAATACAACTAAAAAATTTTTAACCGAGATGAAAGACATGATCAACGCGGCGATAAAATATCATGAAGAAAAGCAGATGAATAAGGATTTGGAAAACTAA
- a CDS encoding CPBP family intramembrane glutamic endopeptidase has translation MFNTKDKILKSTIVLIAAIVITKGWFSILTYSSYWAAVNGFGNYHLLISHTAGMIFILAVLVPYHRWVSPLGFGKVLQKSSLLPILAVVLVYFAEYSYGKLTGAAPEKFVQNLLNQPFSLLSGVFLTILLLAPINEEIVFRGVMLNVFRSSHAWTMWLGAVIIALLFSLIHNQYENISTFVLITSLSIIFTWARMLSGGLLLPVLLHSLASMMAVTFTWLG, from the coding sequence GTGTTCAATACTAAAGATAAAATATTAAAAAGCACCATTGTACTCATTGCCGCAATCGTTATTACAAAGGGATGGTTCTCTATATTAACGTATTCAAGCTACTGGGCAGCGGTCAACGGATTTGGGAATTATCATCTATTAATATCGCATACGGCCGGTATGATATTTATTCTCGCAGTGCTTGTTCCTTATCATCGGTGGGTTTCCCCATTAGGGTTTGGAAAAGTATTGCAAAAGTCATCATTATTGCCAATTTTAGCTGTGGTTCTGGTTTACTTTGCTGAATACAGTTACGGTAAACTGACTGGTGCAGCACCCGAAAAATTTGTTCAAAATTTGCTTAATCAGCCTTTTTCACTGCTTTCTGGGGTATTTCTAACTATTTTACTTTTGGCACCTATCAACGAAGAAATTGTGTTTCGTGGCGTGATGTTGAACGTTTTTCGGTCTTCTCATGCCTGGACTATGTGGCTAGGTGCAGTCATTATCGCGCTGCTATTTTCTCTCATTCATAACCAATATGAGAACATAAGCACGTTTGTTCTGATTACATCTCTGTCCATTATCTTTACTTGGGCAAGGATGCTAAGTGGGGGATTGCTGCTACCTGTACTACTTCATTCACTGGCATCGATGATGGCTGTCACTTTCACTTGGTTGGGGTAA
- a CDS encoding Hcp family type VI secretion system effector translates to MSIPAYLWLIDENGSPIVGGSLVVGRVGAIELKSVNHNVSIPTDGNTGRLTGTRVHAPFSMQKEFDKTTPILYRALCKGQVLKSATIKMYNILDSGMEKEYFNIILENVKVTAITPSLHPGGQTGTHLETLQLRYESITWKCCDGNIIYKDNWNGMAIA, encoded by the coding sequence ATGTCAATTCCCGCATATCTTTGGTTAATTGATGAAAATGGTTCACCTATTGTCGGTGGTTCTTTGGTTGTAGGTAGAGTGGGAGCTATTGAATTAAAGTCAGTTAATCATAATGTTTCTATTCCTACCGATGGGAACACAGGACGACTGACAGGTACAAGAGTTCATGCACCGTTTTCTATGCAAAAAGAATTCGATAAGACTACACCTATTCTGTATCGTGCATTGTGTAAAGGTCAGGTACTGAAATCTGCAACAATAAAAATGTATAATATTTTGGATTCAGGAATGGAAAAAGAATATTTTAATATAATTTTAGAAAACGTTAAAGTGACGGCGATTACTCCGAGTTTACATCCTGGAGGGCAAACAGGAACACACCTCGAAACCCTTCAGTTACGCTACGAATCCATCACATGGAAATGTTGTGACGGCAATATTATCTATAAAGATAATTGGAACGGTATGGCTATAGCGTAG